The Fusobacterium periodonticum 1_1_41FAA genomic sequence TCTTGAGAAACCTCCATCTATTATTAAAAGTTTTCCATTTGCTTTAATTGGAGATTCTCCCTCTTTTACCTTAACAGGAATATGTCCATTTATAATATGAGAAGTTCTTGGATTTAAACCAAATTCTTCAAAAATCTTGTCACAAATCTTTTCATCATTAATTAACTTATGATAAGGATTTTTTATTTCTTTATGAGTTGACTTATCATCTATAAAATATCTTTCAAATGTTTTCATAACATCTTTTCCAAAAAGTGGAGATAATCTTCCTGCCCATAGATACCAAATTAAGTCTCTATGTTTTTTATTTACCTCAACATTTTTTCTATCATAATAAGCCTGTCTTACTACATTATCAATTTTATCAAGCAATGCCTTACCTTTGTAATAACCATCTACAACATACATTTCACTAAATTCCCCATTTGGTTCCATAGGAATACAAGCATGGAAAAGTAAGTTTGAGTTGTATTTTAAATACATTCCTCCTTTAGAAAATAATAGTTGCATATGTTTTTGTAACTTTTCACTTCCTAAGAATAAGGCTTGTAATTTATCTAAAAGCTCAGCTTCTTCATCTAAAAGTTCCAATGGATTTTCAGGATTTACTGTAGGGAAATTAGTGTCATTTAAAGGATATTCAACACCGTCTAAAGTGATAGTTCCCTTTTCATAATTAATAAATTTCAAAGATTCTCTAGAAGACATTTCAAGTTCAGGGTTTCTTTCTGAGTAAAGTCCTTCAACTTTAAATTGAATTATACTCATAGCTTTATGCATCTGTGCAATTAAATCACTATCTACACCTTCTTTTGGTCTGAATCTCTTACATGGGTCATTGCCATAATATTTCATAGCAAAAGTTGCAAAAGGTAACAGGTTTATTCCATAGGCTTCTTCTAAAATATCATTATTATTGTATCTACAACAAATTCTAATAACATTTGCAATACAAGCCTTGTTTCCTAAAGCAGCTCCTATCCAAAGAATATCATGATTTCCCCATTGTATATCCAAATTATTATATTCAGCTAGAGTATCCATAATCAAATGTGGAAATGGACCTCTATCATATATATCACCAACTATGTGTAAATGGTCTATATTTAATTTTTGAATTAAATTGGAAATTGCTATTATGAATTCTTTTCCTCTATCTATTGATATGATAGTATCGACTATACTGTCAAAATACTCCCTTTTATTTGCCAATTCTTTCTTTTCATAAAGCAATTCTTGCAAAATATATTGGAAGTCTTTAGGCATAGCCTTTCTAACTTTTGATCTTGTGTATTTAGAACAAACTATTTTACATACTTCTATCAGTCTATAGATAATATTTATCATCCATCTATCTACATTAAAATTTGCTGTGTTTTGCATAATTTCAATTTTTTCTTTAGGATAATATATTATTGCAGCTAGTTCTTTCTTTTCACTTTCTGTAAGTTTATCTTTGTAAACTTCTTCAATTTTATTTCTAATAGTCCCTGAACCATTTCTTAAAACATGGTTGAATGCTTCATATTCTCCATGAATATCTGTCATGAAGTGCTCAGTTCCCTTAGGAAGATTCATTATAGCTTGCAAGTTTATTATTTCTGTCGATGTTTCTGCTATATTTTTAAATGTCTTAGATAATAGCTCTAAGTACTTAATCTCTGTATTCATATTATTCCCCATTCCTTGCTGCAATAGAAAAATTGTTCGTTACTAGCTAAATTTCTTAACGATAAAAAATTAACGTTTCGCTGTAATTTCGGCAAAACTTGCCAACAAGTTGGCTTCAAACACGCCGACAATTACTCGGCTCACTTGCTTTAATTTTTTATCTAAAATTTAGAATGTAACTCTCATATTTTTCTATATGCAATTACAAGTTTTAAATTATGATGTTATTTTTTTAAATATGCTTGTGCTGCTGCAAGTATTGCAGTAGGTACTCTAAATGGAGAACAACTGATATAGTCAAGGTTTTGTTCTTCAAAGAATTCTATACTCTTTGGATCTCCTCCATGTTCACCACAAACTCCTATTTTTAAATTAGTTTTTCTTGATTTACCATTTTTAACTCCAAGTTCAACTAATTGGCTAACAGCTTTTCTATCTATTGAATAGAAAGGTTCTCCTTCCCAAATACCTTTTTCTCTATAGTCATCTAAGAATTTTACAGAGTCATCTCTTGAAAGTCCCATTGACATTTGAGTTAAATCATTAGTTCCAAATGAGAAGAAATCTGCATATTCTGCTATTTCATCTGCAAGTAAACAAGCTCTAGGTATTTCTATCATAGTACCTAGCTTATATTCAACTCTTGCTCCAAGTTCTTTAAATAGATCTTCTATTTCTTCTTCTATTTCTTTTCTTAAGAAAGCTAATTCTTTAGCTTCCATAATGAAAGGTATCATTATTTCAGGATGAACTTTTATTCCTTTCTTTTCACATTCATAGGCAGCTTCAATTATGGCTCTAGCTTGTATTCTGTAAAGTTCAGGATAGCTAACTCCTAATCTACAACCTCTGTGACCAAGCATAGGATTTTCATCTTTTAATTTATAAATTCTTTTTTCTATTTCTTCAAGAGAAATCAATAAAATTTCTGCCATTTTCTTTTTATCATCTGTAGTTTTTGGAAGAAATTCATGTACTGGAGGATCTAAAAGTCTAATATTAGCTTCATCACCATCTAAAACTTCAAAAATATTTAAGAAATCTTCTTTTTGTAAATTATGTAATTTCTTAAGAGCTCTTTCTTTTTCTTCTCCTCTATCACTTAGTATAAATTCTCTTATAGTCCAAATCTTATCGTTTTTAAAGAACATGTGTTCTGTTCTACAAAGTCCAATTCCTTTTGCACCAAAACTCTTTCCTTGTTCAACATCTTCAACAGTGTCAGCATTCATTCTTACATTCATTCTCTTTACTTCTGAAGCCCAAGAAACAAATTCTTTTAATTCGTCTGAGAAACTATTTTCTTTTAAAGGAATTTTTCCTAAGAATATTTCACCTGTATGTCCACTTACAGAGATAAAATCTCCTTCTTTTAACACATGCTCTCCTATTGTCATAGTCTTATTTATTTCATCCAATTTTATTTCTGAGCAACCTGTAACACAACATTTACCCATTCCTCTTGCCACAACTGCTCCATGTGATGTTGCTCCACCTTTTAAAGTAACTATTCCTTGAGCAAGAGCCATACCTTGTAAATCTTCAGGCGAAGTTTCTTCTCTTACAAGTATAGTTTTTTCTCTTATCTTTACTCTTTTAGCATCAAACATTATTCTTCCAACTGCAACTCCTGATGATGCAGCAAGCCCTTTAGTTAATAAAGTTGCTTCTTTTAAGTACTTTTCTTCAAAGTCACCATTCAATAACTTATTTATTGAAGCAGGCTCAACTTTCATCACTGCTTCTTCTTTTGTAATTATTCCTTCTTTAACTAAATCCA encodes the following:
- a CDS encoding fructose-bisphosphatase class III, translated to MNTEIKYLELLSKTFKNIAETSTEIINLQAIMNLPKGTEHFMTDIHGEYEAFNHVLRNGSGTIRNKIEEVYKDKLTESEKKELAAIIYYPKEKIEIMQNTANFNVDRWMINIIYRLIEVCKIVCSKYTRSKVRKAMPKDFQYILQELLYEKKELANKREYFDSIVDTIISIDRGKEFIIAISNLIQKLNIDHLHIVGDIYDRGPFPHLIMDTLAEYNNLDIQWGNHDILWIGAALGNKACIANVIRICCRYNNNDILEEAYGINLLPFATFAMKYYGNDPCKRFRPKEGVDSDLIAQMHKAMSIIQFKVEGLYSERNPELEMSSRESLKFINYEKGTITLDGVEYPLNDTNFPTVNPENPLELLDEEAELLDKLQALFLGSEKLQKHMQLLFSKGGMYLKYNSNLLFHACIPMEPNGEFSEMYVVDGYYKGKALLDKIDNVVRQAYYDRKNVEVNKKHRDLIWYLWAGRLSPLFGKDVMKTFERYFIDDKSTHKEIKNPYHKLINDEKICDKIFEEFGLNPRTSHIINGHIPVKVKEGESPIKANGKLLIIDGGFSRAYQSTTGIAGYTLTYNSYGIKLASHLKFISKEAAIKDGTDMVSSHIIVETKSKRMKVKDTDIGKSIQSQINDLKKLLKAYRIGLIKSN
- the ppdK gene encoding pyruvate, phosphate dikinase, encoding MKQVYEFRDGGKEMMALLGGKGANLAEMAKIDLPIPKGIIISTTACNEYFKNDKKLSPVLEEEILRNIRVLEYETGKKFQSPKPLLVSVRSGAPVSMPGMMDTILNLGFNDYVAEKMLEITKDEKFVYTSYLRFVQMFSEIAKGIDRRKFVHLKATNYKAQILESKKIYRDECGEIFPENYRDQILIAVKSIFDSWNNDRAILYRKLHNIDNNMGTAVVIQEMVFGNFNEKSGTGVLFTRNPSTGEDKIFGEVLLNAQGEDIVAGIRTPDNIELLQNSMPDIYNQLVETAKKLEKHNRDMQDIEFTIENSKLFILQTRNGKRTAEASLKIAMDLVKEGIITKEEAVMKVEPASINKLLNGDFEEKYLKEATLLTKGLAASSGVAVGRIMFDAKRVKIREKTILVREETSPEDLQGMALAQGIVTLKGGATSHGAVVARGMGKCCVTGCSEIKLDEINKTMTIGEHVLKEGDFISVSGHTGEIFLGKIPLKENSFSDELKEFVSWASEVKRMNVRMNADTVEDVEQGKSFGAKGIGLCRTEHMFFKNDKIWTIREFILSDRGEEKERALKKLHNLQKEDFLNIFEVLDGDEANIRLLDPPVHEFLPKTTDDKKKMAEILLISLEEIEKRIYKLKDENPMLGHRGCRLGVSYPELYRIQARAIIEAAYECEKKGIKVHPEIMIPFIMEAKELAFLRKEIEEEIEDLFKELGARVEYKLGTMIEIPRACLLADEIAEYADFFSFGTNDLTQMSMGLSRDDSVKFLDDYREKGIWEGEPFYSIDRKAVSQLVELGVKNGKSRKTNLKIGVCGEHGGDPKSIEFFEEQNLDYISCSPFRVPTAILAAAQAYLKK